One Bremerella alba DNA segment encodes these proteins:
- a CDS encoding ParA family protein, whose amino-acid sequence MRSIAILNQKGGVGKTTTAVNLASAIARKGYKVCVLDLDPQAHASLHLGIGVASGTESIYQVLMGEASLEEVRHQAGENIWCIPAHLDLAAAEMELAGEVGREMILRDAMEVHGQQYDYLIIDCPPSLGVLTLNALACVDEVFLPLQPHFLALHGLSKLLRTVDIVSKRINPELKLTGVVLCLFESGTRLAGEVAGDVHEFFSKGTAEGKTWAGAEVFQTRIRRNIRLAEAPSFGQSIFDYDPNSNGAEDYTNLAREVLGLGLASKSSDEKMVESAAA is encoded by the coding sequence ATGCGGTCGATTGCTATTTTGAATCAAAAAGGGGGCGTTGGAAAAACGACCACCGCAGTCAACCTCGCTTCCGCCATTGCCCGCAAAGGGTATAAAGTCTGCGTCCTGGACCTCGATCCTCAGGCCCATGCCTCGCTTCATTTAGGGATTGGCGTCGCGTCGGGGACTGAATCGATTTACCAAGTCCTCATGGGCGAAGCATCGCTTGAAGAAGTGCGTCATCAGGCAGGCGAAAACATTTGGTGTATCCCGGCTCACCTCGATTTAGCCGCCGCTGAGATGGAACTTGCCGGAGAAGTCGGTCGCGAGATGATCTTGCGTGATGCGATGGAAGTTCACGGCCAGCAATACGATTACTTGATCATTGATTGCCCTCCTAGCCTGGGCGTTCTGACTCTCAATGCACTGGCTTGTGTTGACGAAGTATTTCTACCGCTACAGCCTCACTTCCTTGCTTTGCACGGGTTGAGCAAATTGCTCCGTACGGTGGATATCGTTTCTAAGCGAATCAATCCCGAATTGAAGCTCACCGGGGTGGTACTTTGCCTGTTTGAGTCTGGAACGCGACTGGCCGGAGAAGTGGCCGGCGACGTTCACGAGTTCTTCAGCAAGGGAACGGCAGAAGGAAAAACCTGGGCGGGCGCTGAAGTTTTTCAGACTCGTATCCGTCGTAATATCCGCTTGGCAGAAGCTCCCAGTTTTGGGCAGTCGATATTTGATTATGACCCCAATTCCAACGGTGCTGAAGACTATACCAACCTCGCACGGGAAGTGTTGGGGCTGGGATTGGCGAGTAAATCATCCGATGAGAAGATGGTTGAATCGGCGGCAGCTTAG
- the nagB gene encoding glucosamine-6-phosphate deaminase, which yields MRVIIEPSAEHGSQRAAAIVAQLIRKKPRAILGLATGGTPLKLYQELIRMHQSEGLDFSRITSFNLDEYVGLPPTHPQSYRHFMTENLFRHINIDIRNTHVPDGRALDYETYGSQYETMIDEAGGIDFQILGIGRDGHIAFNEPGSSLGSRTRLKTLAPETIRDNARFFGTAEDVPRLAITMGVGTILESKKCILLAFGKEKAEAIAATVEGPVTAQVTGSALQFHRDVVVILDEESASQLQRRSYYDEVEEAHRRLQSGEVK from the coding sequence GTGCGTGTCATTATCGAACCTTCGGCTGAACACGGAAGTCAACGTGCCGCCGCGATTGTCGCCCAGCTTATTCGCAAGAAACCTCGTGCTATCCTGGGTTTAGCGACCGGCGGAACCCCCCTGAAGCTCTATCAAGAGCTCATCCGTATGCACCAGAGCGAAGGGCTTGATTTTTCGCGGATTACCTCTTTTAACTTGGATGAATATGTAGGCCTGCCACCTACCCACCCGCAAAGCTATCGCCACTTCATGACGGAAAACCTCTTTCGTCACATCAATATCGACATCCGCAATACTCACGTCCCCGACGGGCGGGCCCTCGATTATGAGACCTATGGATCTCAATACGAAACCATGATCGACGAAGCCGGTGGCATAGATTTCCAGATCTTGGGAATTGGTCGGGACGGACATATCGCTTTCAACGAGCCTGGTTCATCGCTTGGAAGTCGTACTCGCCTGAAGACGCTGGCCCCAGAAACGATTCGCGATAATGCGAGATTTTTTGGGACCGCCGAAGATGTGCCTCGCTTGGCCATCACGATGGGGGTGGGTACCATTCTGGAATCGAAGAAGTGTATACTTCTCGCATTCGGCAAGGAAAAGGCCGAAGCAATCGCCGCGACGGTCGAAGGGCCCGTAACGGCACAAGTCACCGGAAGCGCATTGCAGTTCCATCGGGACGTGGTCGTCATTCTCGACGAAGAATCGGCCTCGCAATTGCAGCGGCGTTCCTACTACGATGAAGTAGAGGAAGCGCACCGGCGGCTTCAATCCGGAGAAGTCAAATAA
- a CDS encoding rhomboid family intramembrane serine protease, translating into MRQIGNLTSENHATRFVDYLLTQGIHSKADANSQGEWSVWIHEENQVDQARTELEAFRSNPDDRRYRTAGEEASGIRKMEQLREKERRKNVHEVKHRSVAAGAGLSGAPVTKGIMIICIVIALAGMFASNYSAKDPGLGDQIYGALSFLSPSDLQAYGISPEPNSLRTIERGQVWRLITPAFLHARNGSMAILHVGFNMYMLFMLGPILERRMGSVQFLLLNLGLALAGNLAQGVIPMYIDLYGGNLVQYERFYGGVNFLGYSGVVYGLFGYLWMRSNNDPTFGIMINQSSIIILMMWFFLCWFGMMGGVANLAHTGGLVAGMLMGFIQSMSRR; encoded by the coding sequence ATGCGCCAAATTGGTAATCTCACTTCCGAAAACCATGCTACCCGCTTTGTCGACTATTTGTTGACGCAAGGCATCCACTCCAAAGCCGATGCAAACTCGCAGGGCGAATGGTCCGTCTGGATCCATGAAGAAAACCAGGTTGATCAAGCACGTACCGAACTAGAGGCGTTTCGCTCTAACCCCGATGATCGTCGGTATCGTACCGCTGGAGAGGAAGCTTCCGGCATACGCAAGATGGAGCAGCTTCGCGAAAAGGAACGTCGCAAGAACGTTCACGAGGTGAAGCATCGTTCTGTTGCCGCTGGCGCCGGGCTTTCCGGAGCCCCCGTCACCAAAGGCATCATGATCATCTGCATCGTGATCGCACTTGCTGGCATGTTTGCCTCCAACTACTCAGCCAAAGACCCCGGCTTGGGTGACCAAATTTATGGGGCTCTCAGCTTTCTTTCCCCTAGTGACTTACAAGCATATGGAATTTCGCCTGAACCCAACTCACTTCGCACGATCGAACGAGGGCAAGTCTGGCGATTGATCACCCCGGCATTTCTCCACGCCCGCAATGGAAGCATGGCTATTTTGCATGTTGGCTTCAACATGTACATGCTTTTCATGTTGGGTCCCATCTTGGAACGAAGGATGGGTAGCGTTCAATTCCTGCTATTGAATCTCGGGTTGGCACTGGCCGGTAATCTAGCCCAAGGCGTCATCCCCATGTACATCGACCTGTATGGCGGCAACTTGGTTCAATACGAACGTTTCTACGGCGGGGTAAATTTCCTAGGCTACTCCGGCGTGGTGTATGGGCTATTCGGATACCTATGGATGCGTTCCAACAATGATCCAACCTTCGGAATCATGATCAACCAGTCGTCTATTATCATTTTAATGATGTGGTTTTTCCTCTGCTGGTTCGGCATGATGGGCGGTGTCGCTAACTTGGCACACACCGGAGGGCTGGTGGCCGGGATGCTTATGGGATTCATCCAATCGATGTCCCGGCGATAG
- a CDS encoding TonB-dependent receptor plug domain-containing protein: MKWINGWSPPSLGSLCILGMACWGTSASAQQLVPTQVIPVQQTALQEEVDNTNSTDAAPSAAEVPDTEAPLLPPVVVQSEPNSGETQRDYDATFSNATVVTPTATGTEERKFGGTVQVIARDQIEKSDAFTVGEILARQPGVDVVNSGGPGGVRSIFLRGANSQHTKVLVDGSPVNDPSSPSRGFDAANLTLDNVERIEILQGPQSLLYGSEAIGGVVNIITRRGEGPLSGAVSAQGGAYGTHREGGYVQGSQGAFDYSFSGSWLDTQSFSAATSGVENDPFEVGALSGAFGVQLTDNTEFVYRLRYTDARARIDDASFSIGVPPTDDLTRLNLTQNFIQRYEINNTLLDGNIEQQFAYDYVEYQREDRDDVFPGNADGATRQFTYLGTAILWPDHEFSIGVQHWDESATTEFLPSAPSSASQYQSGIFFQDQISFWDRLHLTAGVRWDDHSAAGAHQTYRTTAAYEIHETNTRLRASLGTGYRAPALSENLFPFGNANLRPESSRGWEYGIDQSLWNDDVVLGATYFRNDYRDLILFDPMTFTLLNIGQARSHGVELTADWYINPAWTVWGSYTHTDTWDAETGLPLVRRPKDKGTFGITRYFGCGCGSITLAARMVGNRLDARNGSVVLANYNVVDVYGDYQIRPNMRWFYKIDNLFNEQYEEVTGYSTSDAAIYSGVEWTF; this comes from the coding sequence GTGAAATGGATTAATGGCTGGAGCCCGCCAAGTTTGGGCTCGCTTTGTATATTGGGAATGGCATGCTGGGGAACATCGGCGTCAGCTCAGCAATTGGTGCCGACCCAAGTAATTCCAGTACAGCAGACGGCACTTCAAGAAGAGGTCGACAACACGAACTCTACGGACGCCGCACCTAGCGCTGCAGAGGTTCCTGATACGGAAGCACCGCTTTTACCTCCGGTCGTTGTTCAAAGCGAACCTAACAGCGGCGAAACTCAACGAGATTACGACGCGACGTTTTCTAATGCGACCGTTGTTACTCCGACGGCTACCGGTACCGAAGAAAGAAAATTTGGTGGAACCGTTCAGGTGATCGCTCGAGATCAGATTGAGAAGTCTGATGCGTTTACCGTAGGCGAGATTTTAGCTCGGCAGCCAGGTGTCGACGTTGTGAACTCAGGCGGCCCAGGGGGAGTTCGGTCCATCTTCTTGCGAGGAGCCAACTCGCAGCATACCAAAGTGCTGGTTGACGGATCGCCGGTCAATGACCCTAGCAGTCCCAGCCGAGGTTTCGATGCCGCAAATTTGACGCTCGACAATGTAGAACGCATTGAAATTCTGCAGGGCCCTCAAAGTCTATTATATGGGTCTGAAGCAATCGGTGGTGTCGTGAATATTATTACGCGCCGCGGAGAAGGGCCATTGTCGGGAGCTGTATCTGCTCAAGGTGGTGCGTATGGAACGCATCGAGAAGGGGGCTACGTGCAAGGCAGCCAAGGAGCGTTCGACTATTCGTTTTCCGGGTCGTGGTTGGATACCCAATCCTTTTCCGCCGCAACGAGCGGAGTTGAAAACGATCCATTCGAAGTGGGTGCTCTTTCAGGTGCATTCGGAGTCCAACTGACAGACAATACCGAGTTCGTCTATCGACTACGTTACACAGATGCCCGAGCACGGATTGACGATGCGTCGTTCTCAATAGGTGTTCCTCCTACCGATGATCTTACGCGTCTAAACCTTACCCAAAACTTTATTCAGCGATACGAGATCAACAACACTCTTCTTGATGGCAATATCGAGCAGCAGTTTGCCTATGACTACGTCGAGTACCAACGTGAAGATCGAGACGACGTCTTTCCGGGCAATGCTGACGGGGCGACACGGCAGTTTACCTACCTGGGAACAGCGATTTTATGGCCTGACCATGAGTTTTCGATCGGCGTACAGCATTGGGACGAGTCGGCAACGACGGAGTTTCTGCCTTCGGCACCCTCTTCGGCCAGTCAATACCAATCAGGTATCTTCTTCCAAGATCAGATTTCCTTTTGGGATCGATTACATCTGACCGCTGGCGTACGTTGGGATGACCACAGTGCGGCCGGTGCACATCAAACGTACCGCACAACTGCGGCCTACGAGATCCATGAAACGAACACTCGCCTACGAGCGAGTCTGGGTACCGGCTACCGTGCCCCTGCGTTGTCGGAAAACCTCTTTCCGTTTGGAAATGCAAACTTGCGTCCCGAAAGTAGCCGTGGCTGGGAATACGGTATCGATCAATCGCTTTGGAATGACGATGTCGTCTTGGGGGCAACCTACTTTCGCAACGACTATCGAGACTTAATCCTCTTCGATCCGATGACCTTTACGCTGTTAAACATCGGCCAGGCTCGCTCGCATGGCGTGGAATTGACCGCTGACTGGTACATCAATCCAGCATGGACCGTTTGGGGATCTTATACCCACACCGATACCTGGGATGCCGAGACGGGACTTCCTTTGGTTCGTCGCCCCAAAGACAAAGGAACCTTTGGTATCACGCGATACTTTGGCTGCGGTTGCGGGTCAATCACATTGGCAGCTCGGATGGTAGGAAACAGACTAGATGCCAGAAATGGATCCGTCGTTTTGGCCAACTACAATGTTGTCGACGTGTACGGCGACTACCAGATTCGGCCTAACATGCGTTGGTTCTACAAAATTGATAACCTCTTCAACGAGCAATACGAAGAGGTCACCGGTTACTCGACTTCCGATGCGGCTATCTATAGCGGCGTCGAGTGGACGTTTTAA
- a CDS encoding DUF7133 domain-containing protein has product MNTNLVVSFAWLALVPCTCLLAIEPLNTPQQQQKLFHLPPGFEIQLVVSEPDIGQPMNLNFDSRGRLWISSSIEYPYPADSPGVQPRPDRFAGISQHAPRDWVTVVEGFEEDGSAKKVTKFATGLNIPIGQTPITSGDKAIVYSIPNIDKLTDSDGDGIADERFKLYGSVGNIDTHGMVNSFTPWIDGWIYGCHGFSNTSEIADGQGNVTRMESGNTYRFQADGSRFEVFTHGQVNPFGLTFDPMGNLYDADCHSMPVYQLLRGARYPHFGAKPDALGFGPTMINHSHGSTGICGPAYYAAEHFPKPFRDNLFICNPVSQVIHRDKLEQFGSTYQVDTQPDMVKCDDTWFRPVDVKLGPDGALYIADFYNPIIGHYESPLDHPDRDRTHGRVWRIIYTGDNASSKPITAPVDLTKLSTNDLVEQLDNVNLLVRTLATNLLVDRHAEAAVQAFDSIQNITNPRQLAHALWALERINGLSNKDLQRLAVHSDRLVRIHLIKAIAERDAWSDVEFMIVRQALNDQDAFVVRAAVDALGRHAADGNVRPILWAWKQALPEDTHLIHTIHLSLREHFRSGEVVAMLSSQQWSDEEDRQLASIAKLSESEDAARWLILRADSRSIDWDALRRVARQAARQNDLQMLERIVELSKQSPPWKQLSVLSQFSLAEQEAGRLPFQNPLARAWAERLWLVLSPELTRPEAWTVHQMPGESSLAINPWGPRDRVTSVGATRTFVDSIVHGEQQTGILRSRSFPLPEEIHFWLCGQDGLPGKKSPELNLVRVCLADGNRMIAQQKVPRNDVAKHFKLSLNKHAGKRGYVEVVDGNSSKSYAWIAVHDFSPEVPALPFQNEAASKIALLRAVQDFQLTSAESQLVKLMSNPKLDVETQVAIAEALHHLGRSDKLADMLVAMLLKSDLTPSIRQRTIRLLGSHPSKKVYNALVAQLKNLAAEEQTVIALALGNSKEGVNALLDAIEQGRASPYVLQNPKWQHQTEAIVLSAALQERIANITGGLPPLLVQEQAAIQNVLTDYSASQPSLEAGAKSFEKRCAVCHKIGGKGNLVGPQLDGIGNRPLERIVEDVLAPNRNVDAAFRTSLIQTIDGQIISGLPLREEGEVLVLSDVEGKEVRVSQNDIELRKESPLSLMPGNFGEQISQAELLSLIHFLKAQKKESATVALP; this is encoded by the coding sequence ATGAATACCAACCTTGTGGTCTCTTTTGCGTGGCTTGCTCTTGTTCCATGCACTTGCTTGCTAGCGATCGAGCCTCTCAATACTCCTCAGCAACAACAAAAGCTTTTCCATCTTCCACCCGGTTTCGAGATTCAATTGGTCGTGAGTGAGCCTGATATCGGGCAGCCCATGAATTTGAATTTCGATTCTCGCGGCAGATTGTGGATTAGCAGCAGCATTGAATACCCCTATCCGGCGGACTCCCCAGGTGTACAGCCGCGGCCAGATCGATTTGCTGGGATTAGTCAGCACGCCCCACGCGATTGGGTAACCGTAGTTGAAGGTTTCGAGGAAGACGGGAGTGCCAAGAAAGTAACGAAGTTCGCCACTGGGTTGAACATACCCATTGGGCAGACCCCTATTACTTCAGGTGACAAGGCGATCGTCTACAGTATTCCCAACATCGATAAATTGACCGATTCCGATGGAGACGGCATCGCCGACGAACGGTTCAAGCTGTATGGTTCCGTTGGGAACATCGACACGCACGGCATGGTCAACTCGTTTACACCTTGGATCGACGGGTGGATCTATGGTTGCCACGGCTTCTCAAACACATCTGAAATTGCTGACGGTCAAGGTAACGTAACCCGCATGGAGTCGGGCAACACATATCGGTTTCAGGCCGATGGAAGCCGGTTTGAGGTGTTCACCCACGGCCAGGTGAATCCGTTTGGTCTGACTTTCGATCCAATGGGCAATCTGTATGACGCCGATTGTCACTCGATGCCGGTTTACCAATTGTTACGTGGTGCCAGGTATCCTCACTTTGGAGCCAAACCGGATGCACTTGGTTTTGGTCCGACCATGATCAACCACAGTCACGGATCGACCGGTATCTGTGGTCCGGCCTACTACGCCGCCGAGCATTTTCCGAAACCGTTCCGTGATAACCTCTTTATTTGCAATCCCGTGTCCCAAGTGATCCATCGCGACAAGCTCGAGCAATTTGGTTCTACCTATCAGGTCGATACCCAGCCAGATATGGTGAAATGTGATGATACTTGGTTTCGACCTGTCGACGTAAAGTTGGGACCAGACGGAGCGCTTTATATTGCCGACTTCTACAACCCAATCATAGGACACTACGAGTCTCCGCTCGATCATCCAGATCGTGATCGAACGCATGGGCGTGTTTGGCGAATCATTTACACCGGAGATAATGCATCGTCGAAGCCAATTACTGCCCCTGTCGATTTGACGAAACTATCCACGAATGATTTGGTTGAACAACTAGACAATGTGAACTTGCTTGTCCGTACGTTGGCAACGAATCTATTGGTAGATCGCCATGCGGAGGCCGCAGTTCAAGCGTTTGATTCAATTCAGAATATCACGAATCCGCGACAATTGGCTCATGCTCTTTGGGCGCTCGAGCGAATCAATGGGCTGAGCAATAAGGATCTTCAACGCTTGGCAGTTCATTCTGATCGACTTGTTCGCATTCATTTGATCAAGGCAATTGCCGAACGCGATGCTTGGTCTGACGTCGAATTCATGATCGTCCGGCAGGCCTTAAATGATCAAGACGCATTCGTCGTGCGCGCCGCAGTGGATGCGTTGGGACGTCACGCGGCCGACGGTAATGTTCGACCTATACTTTGGGCTTGGAAACAAGCACTCCCGGAAGATACTCACCTCATCCATACGATTCATCTGTCTCTTCGAGAACATTTTCGCTCGGGCGAAGTCGTCGCGATGTTGAGTTCCCAACAGTGGAGTGACGAGGAAGATAGGCAACTCGCAAGCATCGCAAAACTTTCTGAAAGTGAAGACGCTGCTCGATGGCTTATCCTGCGAGCCGATAGCAGGTCGATCGATTGGGATGCGCTACGTCGAGTGGCTCGGCAAGCGGCAAGGCAGAACGACTTGCAGATGCTTGAGAGAATCGTAGAGCTATCCAAACAATCTCCACCTTGGAAACAGCTTTCCGTGTTAAGTCAGTTCAGTCTCGCCGAACAAGAGGCAGGTCGTCTCCCCTTCCAAAACCCGCTGGCACGCGCTTGGGCTGAACGCTTATGGCTAGTTCTTTCCCCAGAACTAACGCGTCCTGAGGCCTGGACAGTCCATCAAATGCCAGGTGAAAGCTCATTGGCGATCAATCCCTGGGGGCCGCGCGATCGCGTGACATCCGTTGGAGCCACGCGGACGTTTGTGGATAGTATCGTCCACGGAGAGCAGCAAACCGGAATCCTTCGAAGTCGCAGCTTTCCTTTGCCTGAAGAGATTCACTTTTGGCTATGTGGTCAAGATGGTCTGCCTGGCAAGAAGAGCCCAGAATTAAATCTCGTTCGCGTGTGTCTGGCTGATGGAAACAGGATGATTGCGCAACAAAAGGTTCCTCGAAACGATGTCGCCAAGCATTTCAAACTTTCGCTAAACAAACACGCGGGCAAGCGTGGATATGTAGAAGTCGTCGATGGAAATTCAAGCAAATCGTACGCTTGGATTGCTGTGCACGATTTTTCGCCGGAAGTGCCTGCGTTACCTTTCCAGAATGAAGCCGCTTCGAAGATCGCTTTGCTGCGAGCAGTACAAGACTTCCAACTAACATCGGCTGAATCTCAGTTGGTAAAGCTAATGTCAAATCCAAAGCTAGACGTGGAAACTCAAGTTGCGATTGCCGAAGCATTGCATCATTTGGGACGCTCTGACAAGCTCGCCGATATGCTAGTTGCCATGCTACTGAAATCGGATCTCACGCCATCGATTCGGCAAAGGACGATTCGATTGCTCGGTTCGCATCCAAGCAAGAAGGTCTATAACGCACTTGTCGCCCAATTGAAGAACTTAGCGGCTGAAGAGCAAACCGTAATTGCGTTAGCGTTGGGGAATAGCAAGGAAGGAGTGAATGCTTTATTGGATGCCATCGAGCAAGGTAGGGCTTCTCCGTATGTACTTCAAAATCCAAAGTGGCAGCACCAAACAGAGGCCATCGTTTTGTCAGCCGCTTTACAGGAGCGAATCGCAAATATAACGGGTGGCCTACCACCCCTTTTAGTACAAGAGCAAGCTGCAATTCAGAATGTTCTGACAGACTACTCAGCGAGCCAACCGTCACTTGAGGCAGGGGCGAAGTCGTTTGAGAAGCGGTGCGCCGTGTGTCACAAGATTGGCGGCAAAGGCAATCTAGTTGGTCCGCAACTCGATGGAATTGGCAATCGACCATTGGAGCGGATCGTCGAAGATGTGCTGGCACCCAATCGCAACGTGGACGCTGCCTTTAGAACATCGCTCATCCAAACCATCGATGGCCAGATAATCTCTGGGCTTCCGCTACGGGAAGAAGGAGAAGTCCTCGTTTTGTCCGATGTCGAAGGGAAAGAGGTTCGCGTTTCTCAGAATGATATCGAACTCCGCAAGGAGTCACCATTGTCGTTGATGCCTGGCAACTTTGGGGAACAGATTTCTCAGGCAGAGTTACTAAGTCTGATTCATTTTCTTAAGGCGCAAAAAAAAGAGAGTGCTACAGTCGCATTACCGTAA
- a CDS encoding metallophosphoesterase encodes MDWFLSDLHMFSRRSIYHEHADEILSRAAEARVFVLGGDIVDFSWTTLPSVEATIDAAMQWLTDLVESNRDCQFHYLLGNHDCHAEFVKRLGDVAEANVNFHWDPYFLRIGSAVMLHGDAVHLKQRTNLELAAQRNRKHQFKQPEYRHQIYEMAIRSRLHAVVGKLANPRRIVAGRIWDYLTNEKVDMGGSVKNVYFGHTHVPMSDYAFRGIHFHNGGASISGLKFNMLPMKLDGHHHPAADNSPLA; translated from the coding sequence ATGGATTGGTTTCTTTCCGATCTTCACATGTTCTCTCGGCGTTCAATCTACCATGAACATGCGGACGAGATTTTGTCGCGTGCCGCTGAGGCGCGAGTTTTCGTACTTGGCGGTGACATCGTTGATTTTTCGTGGACGACGTTGCCTTCGGTTGAAGCAACGATTGATGCCGCGATGCAGTGGTTGACCGATTTGGTCGAATCTAACCGTGATTGCCAATTTCACTATTTGTTAGGGAATCACGACTGTCATGCTGAATTTGTTAAGCGGCTTGGTGACGTTGCCGAGGCAAACGTGAACTTTCACTGGGATCCCTACTTTCTTCGGATCGGTTCCGCTGTGATGCTTCACGGAGATGCAGTGCATTTAAAGCAACGTACCAACCTGGAGTTGGCTGCACAGCGAAACCGGAAGCATCAGTTTAAGCAGCCTGAATACCGCCATCAGATTTATGAAATGGCGATTCGTTCTCGCCTGCACGCAGTTGTTGGCAAACTAGCTAATCCTCGTAGGATCGTAGCTGGCCGAATCTGGGATTATCTCACCAACGAGAAAGTGGACATGGGTGGATCCGTGAAGAATGTATATTTCGGCCACACCCACGTCCCGATGAGTGATTATGCTTTTCGCGGGATTCACTTCCATAATGGCGGAGCGTCAATTTCGGGTTTGAAATTCAACATGCTGCCGATGAAACTTGACGGCCATCACCATCCTGCGGCAGACAACTCACCTCTGGCGTGA